The proteins below come from a single Corylus avellana chromosome ca3, CavTom2PMs-1.0 genomic window:
- the LOC132176077 gene encoding uncharacterized protein LOC132176077 isoform X3: protein MLMAASLPLPSHSHASLSLNPLPSRFHRYHYFFLNPHPYKPHKCISTTLTLRRSTHNLTTASAESFFRAQEAESPNPKLLLRLAASSVLLFLGCFGFGAVRPLRLPPALAAAPLQEEAQDQSELRAAFDAWKSKTYALTVPLKIVALRGSVPPSWIKDFIQSQGKRLKFSLKYNASLEGIFSDLSMPSRKGRVSPSSTMAADIVSVGDSWLNLAISKSIIEPIQGADDQEWFKALSDKWKDWSDLWRPELEGKISMVDSPREVVGAVLKYMGASYNTNNLDLQVDGGRTAVQKNLELLGKQSSLVLQVRLFDSVNYLKAFGVGDVWVAVGWSTDIIPFAKRSSNVAVIVPKSGASLWADLWAIPAATRFETNRIGGRVRGPSPLIHQWIEFCLQDARAMPFKQEVIPGASPSALEGTQVEVSTELTKGKPKLDSNLIAGAPPHEILARSEFLEPLSDSTWSDYQWLVSTMQKPGHGLIHRMHHCVSFMIQSFWLKTKPHSKVT, encoded by the exons ATGTTAATGGCGGCCTCGCTGCCCTTACCCTCACACTCGCACGCCTCGCTCTCCCTCAACCCACTACCCTCTCGGTTTCACCGCTACCATTACTTCTTCCTAAACCCTCATCCATACAAACCCCACAAATGCATTTCCACCACTCTCACTCTCAGACGCAGTACCCACAATCTGACCACTGCATCCGCTGAATCATTTTTCCGAGCACAAGAGGCAGAGTCTCCCAATCCCAAACTGTTGCTTCGCCTTGCCGCCTCCTCCGTTCTGCTCTTTCTTGGCTGCTTCGGCTTTGGTGCCGTTCGGCCCCTTCGACTCCCGCCCGCTCTCGCCGCAGCTCCACTGCAAGAGGAAGCTCAAG ATCAATCCGAGTTAAGAGCGGCATTCGACGCTTGGAAGTCTAAAACTTATGCTCTCACTGTTCCTCTCAAAATCGTTGCTCTTCGTGGCTCTGTTCCTCCTTCCTGGATTAAG GACTTCATACAATCACAAGGAAAGAGATTAAAGTTTAGCTTGAAGTACAATGCAAGTCTTGAGGGCATCTTTTCTGATCTATCTATGCCCTCTCGAAAAGGTCGTGTTTCGCCATCATCTACTATGGCGGCGGATATTGTGAGTGTTGGTGACTCCTGGCTGAATTTGGCCATCAGCAAGTCTATAATTGAGCCCATTCAAGGGGCGGACGACCAGGAATGGTTCAAAGCCTTAAGTGACAAATGGAAG GACTGGTCAGATTTATGGCGGCCTGAACTTGAAGGGAAGATTTCAATGGTTGATTCTCCTAGAGAGGTTGTTGGTGCAGTTTTGAAGTATATGGGGGCATCTTACAACACAAACAACCTCGACTTGCAAGTTGACGGCGGGAGAACTGCTGTCCAAAAAAATCTTGAATTACTTGGAAAGCAG TCTTCACTGGTTCTACAGGTACGACTATTTGACAGTGTGAACTATTTAAAAGCATTTGGGGTGGGAGATGTATGGGTGGCTGTTGGGTGGAGTACTGATATTATTCCTTTTGCAAAACGCTCATCTAATGTTGCAGTAATTGTTCCCAAGTCTGGAGCTAGCTTATGGGCAGACCTTTGG GCAATACCTGCTGCCACTAGATTTGAAACAAACCGAATTGGGGGCAGAGTCAGGGGGCCGTCTCCACTGATTCATCAGTGGATAGAGTTTTGCTTGCAAGATGCGAGAGCAATGCCTTTTAAGCAGGAGGTGATCCCAGGTGCCTCTCCCTCTGCCCTTGAAGGTACACAAGTTGAGGTGAGTACAGAGCTAACCAAAGGTAAGCCCAAGCTGGACTCAAACCTCATTGCTGGTGCACCCCCACATGAAATTCTGGCTAGGAGCGAGTTCCTGGAGCCATTGTCAGATTCGACATGGTCAGATTATCAATGGTTGGTTTCCACTATGCAGAAACCTGGCCATGGTTTGATCCATAGAATGCATCATTGCGTCTCATTTATGATCCAAAGCTTTTGGCTGAAAACAAAGCCGCATTCCAAAGTAACCTGA
- the LOC132176077 gene encoding uncharacterized protein LOC132176077 isoform X1 yields MLMAASLPLPSHSHASLSLNPLPSRFHRYHYFFLNPHPYKPHKCISTTLTLRRSTHNLTTASAESFFRAQEAESPNPKLLLRLAASSVLLFLGCFGFGAVRPLRLPPALAAAPLQEEAQDQSELRAAFDAWKSKTYALTVPLKIVALRGSVPPSWIKDFIQSQGKRLKFSLKYNASLEGIFSDLSMPSRKGRVSPSSTMAADIVSVGDSWLNLAISKSIIEPIQGADDQEWFKALSDKWKVYLRRNSLGEIDNEGTIWAAPYRWGCMVIAYKKSKFQKHKLAPIEDWSDLWRPELEGKISMVDSPREVVGAVLKYMGASYNTNNLDLQVDGGRTAVQKNLELLGKQSSLVLQVRLFDSVNYLKAFGVGDVWVAVGWSTDIIPFAKRSSNVAVIVPKSGASLWADLWAIPAATRFETNRIGGRVRGPSPLIHQWIEFCLQDARAMPFKQEVIPGASPSALEGTQVEVSTELTKGKPKLDSNLIAGAPPHEILARSEFLEPLSDSTWSDYQWLVSTMQKPGHGLIHRMHHCVSFMIQSFWLKTKPHSKVT; encoded by the exons ATGTTAATGGCGGCCTCGCTGCCCTTACCCTCACACTCGCACGCCTCGCTCTCCCTCAACCCACTACCCTCTCGGTTTCACCGCTACCATTACTTCTTCCTAAACCCTCATCCATACAAACCCCACAAATGCATTTCCACCACTCTCACTCTCAGACGCAGTACCCACAATCTGACCACTGCATCCGCTGAATCATTTTTCCGAGCACAAGAGGCAGAGTCTCCCAATCCCAAACTGTTGCTTCGCCTTGCCGCCTCCTCCGTTCTGCTCTTTCTTGGCTGCTTCGGCTTTGGTGCCGTTCGGCCCCTTCGACTCCCGCCCGCTCTCGCCGCAGCTCCACTGCAAGAGGAAGCTCAAG ATCAATCCGAGTTAAGAGCGGCATTCGACGCTTGGAAGTCTAAAACTTATGCTCTCACTGTTCCTCTCAAAATCGTTGCTCTTCGTGGCTCTGTTCCTCCTTCCTGGATTAAG GACTTCATACAATCACAAGGAAAGAGATTAAAGTTTAGCTTGAAGTACAATGCAAGTCTTGAGGGCATCTTTTCTGATCTATCTATGCCCTCTCGAAAAGGTCGTGTTTCGCCATCATCTACTATGGCGGCGGATATTGTGAGTGTTGGTGACTCCTGGCTGAATTTGGCCATCAGCAAGTCTATAATTGAGCCCATTCAAGGGGCGGACGACCAGGAATGGTTCAAAGCCTTAAGTGACAAATGGAAG GTATATCTACGCAGGAACTCTTTGGGGGAAATAGATAATGAAGGTACAATATGGGCTGCTCCATATCGATGGGGCTGTATGGTGATAGCATACAAGAAAAGTAAATTTCAGAAGCATAAATTGGCTCCTATTGAG GACTGGTCAGATTTATGGCGGCCTGAACTTGAAGGGAAGATTTCAATGGTTGATTCTCCTAGAGAGGTTGTTGGTGCAGTTTTGAAGTATATGGGGGCATCTTACAACACAAACAACCTCGACTTGCAAGTTGACGGCGGGAGAACTGCTGTCCAAAAAAATCTTGAATTACTTGGAAAGCAG TCTTCACTGGTTCTACAGGTACGACTATTTGACAGTGTGAACTATTTAAAAGCATTTGGGGTGGGAGATGTATGGGTGGCTGTTGGGTGGAGTACTGATATTATTCCTTTTGCAAAACGCTCATCTAATGTTGCAGTAATTGTTCCCAAGTCTGGAGCTAGCTTATGGGCAGACCTTTGG GCAATACCTGCTGCCACTAGATTTGAAACAAACCGAATTGGGGGCAGAGTCAGGGGGCCGTCTCCACTGATTCATCAGTGGATAGAGTTTTGCTTGCAAGATGCGAGAGCAATGCCTTTTAAGCAGGAGGTGATCCCAGGTGCCTCTCCCTCTGCCCTTGAAGGTACACAAGTTGAGGTGAGTACAGAGCTAACCAAAGGTAAGCCCAAGCTGGACTCAAACCTCATTGCTGGTGCACCCCCACATGAAATTCTGGCTAGGAGCGAGTTCCTGGAGCCATTGTCAGATTCGACATGGTCAGATTATCAATGGTTGGTTTCCACTATGCAGAAACCTGGCCATGGTTTGATCCATAGAATGCATCATTGCGTCTCATTTATGATCCAAAGCTTTTGGCTGAAAACAAAGCCGCATTCCAAAGTAACCTGA
- the LOC132176077 gene encoding uncharacterized protein LOC132176077 isoform X2 — MLMAASLPLPSHSHASLSLNPLPSRFHRYHYFFLNPHPYKPHKCISTTLTLRRSTHNLTTASAESFFRAQEAESPNPKLLLRLAASSVLLFLGCFGFGAVRPLRLPPALAAAPLQEEAQDQSELRAAFDAWKSKTYALTVPLKIVALRGSVPPSWIKDFIQSQGKRLKFSLKYNASLEGIFSDLSMPSRKGRVSPSSTMAADIVSVGDSWLNLAISKSIIEPIQGADDQEWFKALSDKWKVYLRRNSLGEIDNEGTIWAAPYRWGCMVIAYKKSKFQKHKLAPIEDWSDLWRPELEGKISMVDSPREVVGAVLKYMGASYNTNNLDLQVDGGRTAVQKNLELLGKQVRLFDSVNYLKAFGVGDVWVAVGWSTDIIPFAKRSSNVAVIVPKSGASLWADLWAIPAATRFETNRIGGRVRGPSPLIHQWIEFCLQDARAMPFKQEVIPGASPSALEGTQVEVSTELTKGKPKLDSNLIAGAPPHEILARSEFLEPLSDSTWSDYQWLVSTMQKPGHGLIHRMHHCVSFMIQSFWLKTKPHSKVT, encoded by the exons ATGTTAATGGCGGCCTCGCTGCCCTTACCCTCACACTCGCACGCCTCGCTCTCCCTCAACCCACTACCCTCTCGGTTTCACCGCTACCATTACTTCTTCCTAAACCCTCATCCATACAAACCCCACAAATGCATTTCCACCACTCTCACTCTCAGACGCAGTACCCACAATCTGACCACTGCATCCGCTGAATCATTTTTCCGAGCACAAGAGGCAGAGTCTCCCAATCCCAAACTGTTGCTTCGCCTTGCCGCCTCCTCCGTTCTGCTCTTTCTTGGCTGCTTCGGCTTTGGTGCCGTTCGGCCCCTTCGACTCCCGCCCGCTCTCGCCGCAGCTCCACTGCAAGAGGAAGCTCAAG ATCAATCCGAGTTAAGAGCGGCATTCGACGCTTGGAAGTCTAAAACTTATGCTCTCACTGTTCCTCTCAAAATCGTTGCTCTTCGTGGCTCTGTTCCTCCTTCCTGGATTAAG GACTTCATACAATCACAAGGAAAGAGATTAAAGTTTAGCTTGAAGTACAATGCAAGTCTTGAGGGCATCTTTTCTGATCTATCTATGCCCTCTCGAAAAGGTCGTGTTTCGCCATCATCTACTATGGCGGCGGATATTGTGAGTGTTGGTGACTCCTGGCTGAATTTGGCCATCAGCAAGTCTATAATTGAGCCCATTCAAGGGGCGGACGACCAGGAATGGTTCAAAGCCTTAAGTGACAAATGGAAG GTATATCTACGCAGGAACTCTTTGGGGGAAATAGATAATGAAGGTACAATATGGGCTGCTCCATATCGATGGGGCTGTATGGTGATAGCATACAAGAAAAGTAAATTTCAGAAGCATAAATTGGCTCCTATTGAG GACTGGTCAGATTTATGGCGGCCTGAACTTGAAGGGAAGATTTCAATGGTTGATTCTCCTAGAGAGGTTGTTGGTGCAGTTTTGAAGTATATGGGGGCATCTTACAACACAAACAACCTCGACTTGCAAGTTGACGGCGGGAGAACTGCTGTCCAAAAAAATCTTGAATTACTTGGAAAGCAG GTACGACTATTTGACAGTGTGAACTATTTAAAAGCATTTGGGGTGGGAGATGTATGGGTGGCTGTTGGGTGGAGTACTGATATTATTCCTTTTGCAAAACGCTCATCTAATGTTGCAGTAATTGTTCCCAAGTCTGGAGCTAGCTTATGGGCAGACCTTTGG GCAATACCTGCTGCCACTAGATTTGAAACAAACCGAATTGGGGGCAGAGTCAGGGGGCCGTCTCCACTGATTCATCAGTGGATAGAGTTTTGCTTGCAAGATGCGAGAGCAATGCCTTTTAAGCAGGAGGTGATCCCAGGTGCCTCTCCCTCTGCCCTTGAAGGTACACAAGTTGAGGTGAGTACAGAGCTAACCAAAGGTAAGCCCAAGCTGGACTCAAACCTCATTGCTGGTGCACCCCCACATGAAATTCTGGCTAGGAGCGAGTTCCTGGAGCCATTGTCAGATTCGACATGGTCAGATTATCAATGGTTGGTTTCCACTATGCAGAAACCTGGCCATGGTTTGATCCATAGAATGCATCATTGCGTCTCATTTATGATCCAAAGCTTTTGGCTGAAAACAAAGCCGCATTCCAAAGTAACCTGA
- the LOC132175937 gene encoding SH3 domain-containing protein 2 isoform X1 has product MESIRRQASKLREQVAKQQQAVLRQLGHFGHETVMVDEAELQCHHQLQNLYNSTRAAKHFQRSIVRGIDAFVSLSSKQMEIVRKLAQDCCKYGDENQSTSSPLAKASVHFGTSHYSMEEHKETLLGILGDQVSEPLRAQITGAPLEDARHLTHRYDKLRQEAEAQAADVLRRRLKSRESSISMETSMRLQNAEARLTELQSTMMALGREATAAMLSVEGQQQQITSQKLLTMVNAERTYHQKVLAILEKLHAEMILEKQLKESSLPSERMWRDVYDQQVHENIDSNRSGDHEHTIQNEQYFIAKAVHSFDAQNQGELSLSIDDYVVVRQVTPNGWSEGECKGEAGWFPSAYVERQEKVAASKLMEASSKR; this is encoded by the exons ATGGAGAGCATACGGAGGCAAGCAAGCAAGCTGAGGGAGCAAGTTGCCAAGCAACAACAG GCAGTGTTAAGACAACTGGGACATTTTGGTCATGAAACAGTCATGGTTGATGAAGCTGAACTTCAGTGTCACCACCAACTTCAAAATCTATACAATTCTACGAGAGCAGCTAAG CATTTTCAGCGGAGTATTGTTCGTGGAATTGACGCCTTTGTTTCTCTAAGCTCAAAGCAAATGGAGATAG TAAGGAAGTTGGCTCAAGATTGTTGTAAATATGGAGATGAGAATCAAAGCACGAGTTCTCCTCTTGCAAAAGCTTCTGTTCACTTTGGTACGTCGCATTATTCGATGGAGGAGCACAAGGAGACTTTGCTTGGGATCCTTGGTGATCAG GTATCTGAACCACTACGGGCTCAAATAACAGGAGCTCCTCTGGAAGATGCTCGCCACTTGACACACCGTTATGACAAATTGCGCCAAGAGGCAGAGGCCCAG GCAGCTGATGTATTGAGGCGCCGATTGAAGTCAAGGGAATCCTCTATTTCTATGGAGACTTCGATGAGGCTTCAAAATGCAGAAGCAAGATTGACTGAGCTACAATCTACAATGATGGCACTTGGGAGAGAAGCAACTGCTGCCATGTTGTCAGTTGAGGGTCAACAGCAACAAATAACTTCCCAGAAGCTTCTTACTATG GTGAATGCTGAGAGAACCTATCATCAAAAGGTTCTTGCTATTTTAGAGAAGCTACATGCCGAG ATGATACTGGAGAAGCAATTGAAAGAGTCTTCATTGCCATCAGAGAGAATGTGGAGAGATGTGTATGATCAGCAAGTGCATGAAAATATTGATTCAAATAGATCTGGTGATCATGAGCATACTATTCAAAATGAACAGTACTTTATTGCAAAG GCTGTACATTCATTTGATGCTCAAAATCAAGGGGAGTTGAGCCTATCCATTGATGATTACGTTGTGGTTCGGCAG GTGACCCCGAATGGATGGTCTGAAGGAGAATGCAAAGGAGAGGCTGGATGGTTTCCCTCTGCTTATGTAGAAAGGCAGGAGAAAGTAGCAGCAAGCAAGTTAATGGAAGCAAGTTCAAAAAGGTGA
- the LOC132175937 gene encoding SH3 domain-containing protein 1 isoform X2 encodes MESIRRQASKLREQVAKQQQAVLRQLGHFGHETVMVDEAELQCHHQLQNLYNSTRAAKHFQRSIVRGIDAFVSLSSKQMEIVRKLAQDCCKYGDENQSTSSPLAKASVHFGTSHYSMEEHKETLLGILGDQVSEPLRAQITGAPLEDARHLTHRYDKLRQEAEAQAADVLRRRLKSRESSISMETSMRLQNAEARLTELQSTMMALGREATAAMLSVEGQQQQITSQKLLTMVNAERTYHQKVLAILEKLHAEMILEKQLKESSLPSERMWRDVYDQQVHENIDSNRSGDHEHTIQNEQYFIAKAVHSFDAQNQGELSLSIDDYVVVRQGPKVQSRLAV; translated from the exons ATGGAGAGCATACGGAGGCAAGCAAGCAAGCTGAGGGAGCAAGTTGCCAAGCAACAACAG GCAGTGTTAAGACAACTGGGACATTTTGGTCATGAAACAGTCATGGTTGATGAAGCTGAACTTCAGTGTCACCACCAACTTCAAAATCTATACAATTCTACGAGAGCAGCTAAG CATTTTCAGCGGAGTATTGTTCGTGGAATTGACGCCTTTGTTTCTCTAAGCTCAAAGCAAATGGAGATAG TAAGGAAGTTGGCTCAAGATTGTTGTAAATATGGAGATGAGAATCAAAGCACGAGTTCTCCTCTTGCAAAAGCTTCTGTTCACTTTGGTACGTCGCATTATTCGATGGAGGAGCACAAGGAGACTTTGCTTGGGATCCTTGGTGATCAG GTATCTGAACCACTACGGGCTCAAATAACAGGAGCTCCTCTGGAAGATGCTCGCCACTTGACACACCGTTATGACAAATTGCGCCAAGAGGCAGAGGCCCAG GCAGCTGATGTATTGAGGCGCCGATTGAAGTCAAGGGAATCCTCTATTTCTATGGAGACTTCGATGAGGCTTCAAAATGCAGAAGCAAGATTGACTGAGCTACAATCTACAATGATGGCACTTGGGAGAGAAGCAACTGCTGCCATGTTGTCAGTTGAGGGTCAACAGCAACAAATAACTTCCCAGAAGCTTCTTACTATG GTGAATGCTGAGAGAACCTATCATCAAAAGGTTCTTGCTATTTTAGAGAAGCTACATGCCGAG ATGATACTGGAGAAGCAATTGAAAGAGTCTTCATTGCCATCAGAGAGAATGTGGAGAGATGTGTATGATCAGCAAGTGCATGAAAATATTGATTCAAATAGATCTGGTGATCATGAGCATACTATTCAAAATGAACAGTACTTTATTGCAAAG GCTGTACATTCATTTGATGCTCAAAATCAAGGGGAGTTGAGCCTATCCATTGATGATTACGTTGTGGTTCGGCAG GGTCCTAAGGTCCAGTCCCGTTTAGCAGTATAA